The following are from one region of the Bacteroidales bacterium genome:
- the ctaD gene encoding cytochrome c oxidase subunit I produces the protein MSTLTSSPDLSFYQVAKGIRSWIFTLDHKRIALLYFYSISTFFLVGVVLGLLLRLELIAPGKTIVEPHTYNQLFTLHGVIMIFLFIIPVIPAIFGNFFLPIMLGTDDVSFPRVNLLSWYLYILGGILALLTLVVGDGPPDTGWTFYAPYSVKTGTNVSIAVLAAFILGFSSILTGLNFIVTIHRLRYPGMSFFQMPLFAWALYATAWIQVLATPIIGITLLMIFVERVFGVGLFDPSIGGDPILYQHLFWIYSHPAVYIMALPAMGIISEIIPTFSHRTIFGYKAIAFSSLAIAFVGYFVWGHHMFTSGMSGPARIIFSILTFLVAIPSAVKVFNWVATMYKGSIDLQPPMLYAMAFIFQFLIGGLTGLVVGALATDIHLHDTHFVVGHFHYVMFGGAGFAFFGGIHYWFPKIWGRMYNVRWANIAFTLLFIGFNTLYFPMLILGIMGMPRRYYDYLPEFQPLNVISTVGSWILFIGLIIMIVNLINGYRKGAIAGRNPWGGVTLEWQTKSPPPLQNFDKAPELSEHGPYDFK, from the coding sequence ATGTCAACTTTAACTTCCAGTCCTGATCTGTCGTTTTATCAGGTTGCCAAAGGTATCCGGTCGTGGATTTTTACACTTGACCATAAAAGGATTGCCCTGTTGTACTTCTATTCCATTAGTACCTTTTTCCTGGTTGGGGTTGTCCTGGGATTACTTTTGCGGCTTGAACTTATTGCCCCGGGCAAAACCATTGTGGAGCCGCATACTTACAACCAGCTATTCACATTGCATGGGGTGATCATGATCTTCCTTTTCATTATTCCTGTCATACCGGCGATTTTCGGTAATTTCTTCCTTCCGATTATGTTAGGGACAGATGATGTATCCTTCCCCAGGGTTAACCTGCTTTCATGGTATTTGTATATCCTTGGAGGTATCCTGGCTTTACTGACGCTCGTTGTAGGAGATGGCCCGCCAGATACAGGTTGGACTTTTTATGCGCCTTACAGTGTCAAAACAGGCACGAACGTTTCCATCGCGGTGCTTGCAGCTTTCATTCTTGGCTTTTCTTCTATTTTGACTGGCCTTAATTTTATCGTTACCATCCACAGGCTCCGTTACCCGGGCATGTCCTTCTTCCAAATGCCCTTATTTGCCTGGGCATTATATGCGACAGCCTGGATACAGGTCCTTGCAACACCGATAATTGGCATCACCCTGTTAATGATCTTTGTTGAGCGGGTTTTCGGCGTAGGTCTTTTTGATCCCAGCATAGGTGGTGACCCCATTCTTTACCAGCACCTTTTCTGGATCTATTCCCATCCTGCGGTTTATATCATGGCGCTGCCCGCCATGGGTATTATCTCAGAGATTATTCCCACCTTTTCACACAGAACTATTTTTGGTTATAAAGCCATCGCCTTTTCCAGCCTGGCCATCGCTTTCGTTGGTTATTTCGTATGGGGACACCACATGTTCACTTCCGGCATGAGCGGCCCTGCACGCATTATCTTTTCCATTCTCACTTTCCTGGTGGCCATTCCGTCGGCCGTAAAAGTATTCAACTGGGTAGCGACCATGTATAAAGGGTCCATCGACCTTCAACCCCCGATGCTTTATGCCATGGCATTCATTTTCCAATTCCTTATAGGTGGTCTTACCGGATTGGTCGTTGGTGCACTGGCAACCGATATACATTTGCATGATACTCATTTTGTTGTCGGTCACTTCCATTACGTCATGTTCGGAGGTGCGGGCTTTGCCTTTTTCGGAGGTATTCATTATTGGTTCCCAAAAATATGGGGCAGAATGTATAACGTGCGATGGGCAAATATTGCCTTCACACTCCTTTTTATCGGTTTTAACACGCTGTATTTCCCTATGCTTATTTTAGGGATAATGGGGATGCCTCGCCGGTATTATGACTATTTACCTGAATTTCAACCATTGAATGTAATCTCTACAGTTGGTTCCTGGATCCTGTTCATCGGGTTGATCATCATGATCGTCAACCTGATTAACGGCTATCGTAAGGGCGCAATAGCCGGCCGTAATCCGTGGGGAGGTGTTACACTTGAATGGCAAACAAAATCTCCACCACCGCTGCAGAACTTCGACAAAGCTCCTGAATTATCGGAACACGGTCCTTACGATTTTAAATAA